The genomic stretch CTTGAAGCCCCCGTCGAATTTTTCACTTGCTTTAGACAAATCATACTTTTTCCACTTTTACATTactgttttctttttatagcGATTTGGCGATCGCTTTAAGGAAGCGATTGGGACATTGGTTTAGAGTGGTGGAGTTGTTAAAGATGTCTGTCACGACAACCGAGTCACAGGTGAAGCAAGCCTACAATAATATAGGGGACTACTACATTGATAGGCAGAATTGGTATGTTTGTTTCAATCACTACttttgtatagaaaaaaaacaactgcGTATAAGAATATTCAAACGCTAAGGAATTTCAGCATTAAAAGTACAATCGCGGATTGGCTTCAAGCATTTCATGATGTGGAAAATCTATTCTAATctactaaattatatttatttattaaagtacaccaCATCATATATAATCCACCCCTACTCATAAGACTGAATTCTATCACTCCTCCTTTACTGTGCATAGTATCCTGCTTTATCCTTACCTCTTGATATCAGACgacgtttttgtataaggtaacgaagtgtaaacaaataaaataaataaatgcattttGTCAAGTGtcaataatttctataaattggAGGCTGCATTTTCAGGGCAGGTGCAATAGAATACTATACAATGTCGAACAATACAGAGGggttgaaaaaatgttacatggCGTTAGAGGACAGCGCGGCGCTCGCTAAACTCACTTCGCCTAGAAACCTTAAGGTAATTCTTTCCTCtgtttttcttcttttcttgTTCTTAGTAGTTAAATGAACTAAGTCGTTTTAATAAGCCTTCTTTAAATGTGATTTATTCGAATAAATCAGCAATCATTATCGTCTTTACAACGGTGTACGATAATACTGTACGGctataatgtattaattaaattaatagggCGCCTGGGTATAAATACGCTTAGTTTACTAAAAACGTATgggtaatttaattattagtcagaacttttagtttttactgtTAGTTTTATTTCTACGTATAATGTTATCTATTGTAATGAAAGTATCGCTTCGATGGACGGAAAAATTTTAAGCAATTTATGTTCCTTTGTcacaaatttttgaaaaaatttaaaataaataattaggaaTTTAGATAACTTCGGTGTATCAGATAGAATTCTCTAGAATTGAGGGTATGACTTAACGCGAACAATTGCCAGTCCATTGTGCGCTGGTTGGCACCTTGTGTCGCCTCGCCTCGCCTCGCCACCTCTCGCTTTTTGTTGGTGTTTCAACTACGCTCTCGCGACTGAAAGGACGCGCTTCTTTTCATATCATGATGAAGTGGTAATGATTTGTGTATGGCttaaatatagaaagaaaaagctttaattaaatcttaataatatatataaattacgtgaaacgttgtttgtccgctatggactcctaaactaccgaaccgatatcaatcaaatttgcacaccgtgtgcagtttgatctaacttaaaagataggatctCACATCAggagcttacatctcaatttatacccgcaatattattttattgcaaaatatttgtttattatttaatagtcacaattctaacagatgacgctgtgttgaaagtaccaacgtttctcataagctacaatttaatggcattcccaccaataaagcatggtggtccacatgactggtgttctccttgattagtttactactatgtaatataacaaaaaccttagacacagcaacgcttggccggtctgcttgtttacatataaatttatacttaatactatacatataataatttcaattgcCAAGTTTAACGTTATAACGTGAATGATACgttatttacaaaatgaaaGTCCAATTACAGTCAAAACTCCACTATCGTTGAAAATTTACAGGTAGACGTTACAGGAAAACAAATAACCTCGGATGAGAAAGTTGAAATAAATCAAAAGCCATCAATTACACGGATAACACAGTTGAAGGAAAGTGGTAAAATGTTGCAGGGGGCAACTATGGCCTATCaggtaattataaatacttttatagtttttataaaaaaaaacgtatttgtttattgtaacACGAATTGTAAGGTTGTATTTTTGAACCTACTTGTTGCGGACAAAAGGCTCATTACTGTAGCAAGGAGCAAGTCGAAGCTGGCCCTGGCTGCCAGCTGTTGTTCCACGAATGGTCCGCGGGTGAGCTGTTGCGGACAAAAGCTAATTTCCAAGCTTTTTGTCTACTTAGAAGATAGGTTATCAGTTCAACCTCTCAGATGTATATGATATTGTTGGAATTGGATAAAATTTAGACATGCTGTGTAAAATTTCGTAAGTGTCAAAAAGTTTATCAAAAACTAAGACATATTGATTTTAATcaggtatatttttacttagtcATCAAAATCAGTTCAGTAATATGGGCGTGTATCTTTATCCCCGGATACCTCTAGAAATTCAGAGAAACTGtatacctacgtgaataatgTTGATAGGTATTTTACGTCAGTTTAATCTTTCTTTAATTTCCCGTCGGAGACCTATAAGTACCCtgaaattgataattttatggTTTGAACACTTATGACACGAAACGAGACTGTTGTGGACACTTGCTTGGGCTTCGGTCACGTGATCATGgcatttatacaattttatttttattatgtttagttGGCGAACCTCGAGGCTTCTAAAAATAGTTCACCGTGGagaataaaaaagttatatgtTCTAGCCGGACACATGTATAGCCAGGCATCTGTTGGTGAGTTAtggtttatattaaaaataatacttaaaaacacGTTGGACGCGCttcaatttaattgaaatgtgTCGCGAGAACATAACATTAAACTTTAGTAGTAAAAACACAACTAAAAATTCAACAATATACAGGCAACGCCCTCGCGAATCCTATGatattgagtgtccatggtatCTAATGTTAAGTACATTAGGTGATCCTCCTGCGCATTTGCTCCGTTCTACAAAAAAATGACTGGAGATATACATATTTCCAAGTACGCGTGATAATTTTCGTGATTGTATCTATCCACAAAATTCAGCAACTAAGACATATCGAGATGATCATTGATTTAGATCTAAATTCCAACTTAGTCTAAGtctcatcaaaatcggttcagtaattTTGACTAAATATTGGTATCCACACATTCTGAAggagatatataatattaccaaTATTACCAAAACCCAGGTAATTAAAGTTTACAAGTATTTGAAGTCGACTTAGTTATTCTTAATTACTTATTCactaatagaaaaataattgaattaatagaGGGTTCCAAAAGCCGCGATGCGATACGTTCGTACAGAGCTGCGCAGGCGCAGCAATGGGCTTGTTTAGCAATATCCCGCGCACGCGCAGTTCCATTCCGATCTGATATAGCTCTACGCGCGGCTGCCCGACTTGCCGCTGTATTGGACGACTTACACGAAGCTCAGCATTTACAGGTACAAGCAATATAATGCTTAatatggaaaattaaaaaaaaattgtgaatgTGTATAACGTGTGTATAACGTGTTgcaaataagaattatatatagtcGGTGCTTTTTCCTCATACCTTCTCTTAGAATAGTGACAACCGTGATCGATcctgacttttttttaaattttgatgtaGTTGTCCTAATAAACATATAGCGGATATCGCACCTTGGGTAATTGGTATCACATAAAACTCAATGATGTGAGGGTTGCGTCGTCTAGCGACATATTTTCCTTTCTATACGTAACTAACACATGCTTATATGAAACATGAGGCGCGTGTTTAGGACCCAAAAATGTGCgtcataaataacaaatacaaaaatctgaaaCTAAGTCTGGAAGGACTCCCGTATGaaaatcaaatacatttttgaagtaCGGGAGTCACGGATAGCGCGTAGGTGGCGACACTAGAAAACAATCTTTAGCCAAATCTCTAATTGTAGATAGAAATCAATATACAAGTCGTAACCTGTCGTGTCGCagataattaagaaaattgtggaggaattctttatataataatttgcaaATCGTAGCAATTACAGAGTTCATTGGAGTATGTCCAGCAGCAACTCGAGCGTTAAAGTCTCCTTCggttaaaacataattttgatcaataaaaataagagcCGATTATGTTCTCTACGAAACTCGTTAGAGAATATGAAACACATTCAAAACgggatttttattttgttctattGGCTGACTGGACTTTCAAAtgttataagttttaataaacctatattacaatatatataataagataaatCAATGACcctacaatattttttggtctggccctcagatatctgttacatgatcatttatcaatctaataatatttattagattgacaaatgtaTTGTACAAgtcggtgatcagcctcctgtatCTGACGCATaattcgagtgaatgttaaatgcgcacatagaaagtccattcatgcacagccggggatcgaacctacgacctcaggtatgagagtcgcacgctgaagccactaggccaacgctgCGCTAGATACCTACACTCATCATAATTATTTGTGTCTCGAAACTCCTTAATATTGTAATGTCTATTTGTCTACCGTTGTTTGTCATgcttgtatataattattatttctctgTGAAAATGTTCTAGGATATATCAAATACTTAACTTGATAttgtatttcttaattatttaaaacatactaTAAATAGGTATAGGTTTTCATGATTTTGATCTCAAGTATATTACTGTTTCTTCATATGCGCTCAAATAAACGTGAAGAATTTGAATTTTCGCAAGTTTGAAAAGTTGTTCGGTGGGTGATCTGGAACAAACCTACGGAATGTtccaaaattacatttttattcttcttcttGATACTGGGTTTTTTcttcaattttttaacactatttatttttgtatgttttaggCATGGTGTACTATCGCGGCGATAGCTTTGCAAGCTAGAGCGTTTGAATTGTGTTCAAAGGCATTTATCAAACTGGAAGCTATTGAAGTAAGTATATTTGATACTTTTaatgtttgtattattatgttggtaaaaataataatctatatgttattatttattagattttacgCGATTACACTACATTTAAGTAATATGGTCTTACcaagtaatgtaataaattgtttatattttgcaGCCTAAAACATTTGAAAACCTAGCCATAGAAATATTCACAAAATGCAAACCAAAAGACGCAAAAGGCAATAAAATAGATTGTCCCAATTGCCATTTTTCTATGCTAGATTGGTAAGTTCTATAAATTCCcaccatatttaaaaaaattatcaaaatattataattatctatttttaatatcaatttcatcattttcaagatttatttcttttccATCTATATTTAGATATTGTAAACATTGCAAGGTTATTGTAACCTTGTATGTCtttcattataatatgaaatactGAAATGAGActaagataatataaaaaatcttgtatccacataatttatataatatatttataaattttaggaTGGTTTTGTGTCCTGGATGTAACACAGAATTCCCAGGATGTGTTGTGACTGGACGGACGCTAATTGCACTCAATACAGTATGGACATGTTCAAAATGCACCTCCCAAGTACAACAACATGAACTAGTACTACGGCATTCTTGCCCAACTTGCCACTCTCCATTAAcataagatttaaataaaatcagcacatacacacaattttttatttaatctacCACCTTTTGTCTCTTGACATTACTATTTGAATCATTTATCACCTGACTAGATAACTTCTGTATGTTCAAAGTAGGGTAAATGTTTCATTCAGTATTAAAGCAAATTTTACGTATCAAAAGATAAGATAAAGAATGTATCACTGAAATCTCACAATGCAATGCATGTCATTATATAAACTTAGGTATAGTTGCAAGAGTCAAGAGAaattgttttacaatattaaagaaataactaGTATTGGTAATCTTTCATTATATTGCAACATCTTATATTACGCTTtcttaacataaatataaccAAATAGTTAGTAACCAGATAGTAGACCACTAAAACAAATGGTTTGTaggaaatatttcatttttgttaCTGGCCAAAATTGTTAGAGGGCATTTCCATTTTTGAAAACTGCAATGTATTGTCtattatttgaaatagttCTGGTGGCTGTGGAATTCTTCCAGTCTCCAACTTAGACCACAATGGAATGTTATTAAGTGATATCTCAAATGCGCCAGAAGATACTAGTTGGCCTTCAATCATATTAGCCATAAAAAACATCATCATGCAAGCATAAAGCTTGTTTTCTAAACACCAACTCCACCAAGAAGGCTGTGGCTTATTAAGCCAAGCAAATATATTAACTCCACTAAGAATGCACATTATAACTATCATTTTCCCAAATCcctgtaacaaaaataaatgttaaacttCTAAACTATGTTTCAACTggtatttagtatattattactattgtcGATTTAGATctggatttttatatattattaaaatttataattacttagTGAATATGAAGAGATTTATTTGGATAAGGATTAATaccaacatttaaaaatgtgttaTTGCATGTTTACATTAGCTATTGCAATGAACTTTTTGTAGTTAttgatgtcttctataaaactatAATGTATCACTTTGCTCTTTTGTCAATAGTTTTTTAACAACTTGagttattatcaaaattttcatATGTATCTAActcttaaaaaatactttccaGTCTATTATCGTCAGAGATAATGTAGGATATAAAAgtagaataatatttcaaaacagTCCACCAGTTTTGCAATGCAAACAATCAACAGTACTTACAATCAATCTTGAAAGATACATATTAAAACCAGGTGGATCATAATTTGCTCCAAGAACTGATATTTCAggatatttttgttgtataattCCAGCATAGTCTTCAAACACTTTTCTATAACCGCATGAATAactgaaatacataattaggTACAGCAAAAACGTGTATACTActaatataacttaaaaaacaaCTTACCAGTAATAAATGTTCATGATATGGCCCATTCCCTGTCCAATTTTAGAAATGCTTTCTACCTCGTTTTCATTAGCTAGGACAACGTTATCAGTTGACAAAACGagacataataataaacatgaaATAAAGCAACTGGTCGTAGATGTTGGCATTGTGGAAAAGCTGACGGATTTTCCTAGAGATAACTTTACAAACCCCTTAACTAAATTGGAACTTTTTCGATTTATTAAACGAATTATGATGTCACAACTCACAAGTCGCAAACTAGTaactacgatgaaaattgaaaattgaaGTCTGAAAAGTGAAAATACcgaacaaaattaatatgtcaGTAGTCACTATTTTACTAACTTGTGACAGATCACAGAAGTCAGAACTAGAGTTAGGGAATAGGGATTCGCAAAAATTATCGATACCAAGTACTATTGAAATCGACACCTAATTTGTGAGAGTTAAGTACATACCGTAATAATACCTTCTATAATAAGTATCGATACTAATTTCTACTCccctttattaaaaaataaagaaaagaaattgttaatcgatatttgaattaaaatactttgtctattaaacctaataaataattcggggattttgttcttaatttgaaatttttagcTGAGTATGATATGTGTATACCtcacttattattattaaaacccgCAAAAACTACTGCCAAGTGCCAACCTacgtaaaatgaaatataacaaCAATCATTTTTACTCATCAGGATGGCGTAAGAAATTAAAAGATCAACAAATTCCTTTTTTATCTAAGagtgttttctttattaattcataGCCTCGTTccgatttataaaaataattcgaattttaacttttaagtcTATTCTTCTAGGGATACGTTATTTTTAGTCTGTCCTTAAAATAGAAGCACTATACTGATTATCTACTGAAAGTGAATACTTTGTTGATTGTTCTCTATTCTCTGTGCTCAGTGCTATTCTCTTAAGTCCAATTCATCTGTTATAACATGATTATGGTgttatacttaaaattatttacagcAAACAAATAGTGAAGTTTTATGCCTGTATAAAAGTACAACATAAGGAATCGCTGTAgcgttctttttttataaaactgggTTATTAAGTTATGTTCAATGTATATCAAACAAGTTATCTGTAactgtaatattaatatgatgAATGGTTATGATTTAAGCAATGATTATGTTATTGCTGAACTTGTTAAAGAccaaatattagaaaatattttctcttttCTTAACTTGAAAGATTTGAAGAATTGCATGTTAGTATGTAAAACGTGGTTTAGAATTCTCGGTGACGAAAACAACGAATTGTGGCGGTTTCACTGCATCAGAAGGTTGTCTGAGGAAGTGTTGAGATCTGACTTACTTTCAAATTTACCTACATATAAAACTAAGTTAAGAGCATTCCTTCATGCATGGAGCCCTAATGACTGTTCccgaaatatttacattaaaccaaATGGATTCACTCTTCACAGGTAAAATTTGTCTTTGCTTTGGTAATAACAACAATAACTTGTACAAGTATTTAATTGTtggttgttttttattaactatggaagttttatgaaacataacattgttttatttaagaaatccAGTTGCCCAAAGTACAGATGCCTGTAGGGGAAAAATTGGGTTTAGTCGAGGAAGGCATGCCTGGGAAGTTATTTGGGAGGGACCATTGGGTACTGTTGCTGTTATAGGAGTCTCAACTAAACAAGCACCATTGCAATGTCAAGGTTATGTGGGCTTACTAGGATCTGATGAGTCCAGCTGGGGGTGGAATCTAGTTGATAATATACTGTTACACAATGGAGACACTCAAGGGGACTATCCCATGATGAATAACagtccaaaatatcaagtaagacttatattttatttgatatttacaGAAAACACAATAGTACAATTTTATGTATCTTCCGATACTATTTTTAAGGTTGGTGAACGAGTAAGAGTCATTTTGGATTGTGATTCAGGCACTTTATGTTTTGAgaagaaatatgaatttttagGAGTTGCATTCAGAAGTAAGGTGTTGAATAATATTTgagattatttttgtataattatgttacagaattaacatgttaacaatattttgcAGATCTACCTTTTAACACCAAATTATATCCAACAGTCTCAGCAGTGTATGGGAACACTGAAGTATCAATGGTGTATGTAGGATTACCTCTAGATGGCTGATGTAAAGTATACTGTTTAGTTTGAAAATTATTCTAGTCAATGTGTGatattttagttatgtaaatatttttaaaagtggTTCACTCTCTCCATTAAGTCACAACTCCAGCTTCAAtttgtcaataaaaaatttatatttgagaTACAGTAACTTGCAAGTTTTGTACATTCTAGGCTTTAAGGGTTTTCTATGTACCTTTCTTTACATAGGATTTATGTgcaattattttctttgtgCCTTGTATTATTTTGCTACAGTCAAAGtgctacaatttaaatatgatttatataaGTGAACTGCTGTAGATGTTCACTTGAGTAAATCAATTACTTCCCATataaccaaaataaaaaaaatgacaacatatattgaaaaaaaaaacaatattgtcCTATCCAAGGCAAAAGCaagtaacttaaatttatttaacttattttatttattattctgttAAGGATTAATTTCAGAAATAATGCAAGATTTTGCATTAAATCATTactaattgttttaatgtgtgtgtgtttttaaaCTAGACTAATCTAtctatatgtattttgtaagtGCTTAATGTCCTAGTCATGACAATTTTGATAGGTTAGTAATACTTTAAAATGggtttatataatatgctaTCTCATAACTTACAAGTTTTCATGTAAGTACATTAGCTGGACCATCCGGAATGGATGGTAGtggcaaaaatatttttgtcttgTGATGTAAACATTCCTTTATTCTAAGTTCAGTatgaatgttaatttttttccttttttgcttgttatattttttacacagaaattaagttttacacaatgtataCCTACTATAAGTATAAATTACACCAATtgcaataaagtaataaataatgagtctttgttattaagaaaataaataaaattttaaataacaattttctagaataataaagataatattatatatgattaAAAGACCTTATATGGCTCAACATTTTAATTGTGAAACGTTTTTGTCATCAACCAAAGATCTCTGTGCGAAATTGAAAGCAATCGAGCGcatttctatttaaatgaaaatttagcGCATTTCTAAATCTTTTGACTATCATGTGCTGAATATATAGGCTTTGCCAAATATCACATTATGATTAACCTCCGCAAAGTGGAAGTAGTGAAATTTTATCAGAACAATTCATTGTTTTATACTGTTTCTTATCTTTTATTCAACATGTTCTTTATGTTCTAAGATATTATCTAGTAAATTATCCTTCATCTTTGGTTTCACT from Pieris napi chromosome 15, ilPieNapi1.2, whole genome shotgun sequence encodes the following:
- the LOC125056563 gene encoding thioredoxin reductase-like selenoprotein T homolog CG3887 → MPTSTTSCFISCLLLCLVLSTDNVVLANENEVESISKIGQGMGHIMNIYYCYSCGYRKVFEDYAGIIQQKYPEISVLGANYDPPGFNMYLSRLIGFGKMIVIMCILSGVNIFAWLNKPQPSWWSWCLENKLYACMMMFFMANMIEGQLVSSGAFEISLNNIPLWSKLETGRIPQPPELFQIIDNTLQFSKMEMPSNNFGQ
- the LOC125056562 gene encoding F-box/SPRY domain-containing protein 1; amino-acid sequence: MYIKQVICNCNINMMNGYDLSNDYVIAELVKDQILENIFSFLNLKDLKNCMLVCKTWFRILGDENNELWRFHCIRRLSEEVLRSDLLSNLPTYKTKLRAFLHAWSPNDCSRNIYIKPNGFTLHRNPVAQSTDACRGKIGFSRGRHAWEVIWEGPLGTVAVIGVSTKQAPLQCQGYVGLLGSDESSWGWNLVDNILLHNGDTQGDYPMMNNSPKYQVGERVRVILDCDSGTLCFEKKYEFLGVAFRNLPFNTKLYPTVSAVYGNTEVSMVYVGLPLDG